In Petrotoga miotherma DSM 10691, one DNA window encodes the following:
- the nusB gene encoding transcription antitermination factor NusB: protein MKNKRTRMNENIPKKRMMRKLIFESLFQLSIKDVKLDNILFTFEKLNEKAHLEESYYLEAKQYIEDIYKNKNEYDALINKYSEGWPVERIGNIEKTVMRIFIYELINKKDIPVKVILNESTELTKTYATQKAAAFVNGIMDKIARSQASIM from the coding sequence ATGAAGAACAAAAGGACAAGAATGAATGAAAACATACCGAAAAAAAGGATGATGAGAAAGTTAATTTTTGAAAGTCTTTTCCAACTATCAATAAAGGATGTTAAGTTAGACAACATATTATTCACTTTTGAAAAATTAAACGAAAAGGCACATTTAGAAGAGAGTTATTATTTGGAAGCTAAACAATACATTGAAGATATTTATAAAAATAAAAATGAGTATGATGCGTTGATCAACAAATACTCTGAAGGTTGGCCTGTAGAAAGGATAGGAAACATCGAAAAAACCGTGATGAGGATCTTTATCTATGAGCTAATAAACAAAAAAGATATACCCGTTAAAGTAATATTAAATGAATCAACGGAGTTAACCAAAACTTATGCGACACAAAAAGCCGCCGCTTTTGTTAATGGTATTATGGATAAGATCGCACGTTCGCAGGCATCGATTATGTAG
- a CDS encoding Asp23/Gls24 family envelope stress response protein has protein sequence MPLNEENDFGEISISENVLKDLVFKSVEGYLKDQKVYNEKIQKELQKSIKITINDDASVSISLKVPAKYGQNIVEFSKNIQKAIKDDLERIAEVYVSNIDVSIENLVKPEELEEEYEEIEEETLENEESPESEEKEDEEQKDKNE, from the coding sequence ATGCCTTTGAACGAGGAAAATGATTTTGGAGAAATAAGTATTTCAGAAAATGTATTAAAAGATTTAGTTTTCAAAAGTGTAGAGGGTTATCTTAAAGACCAAAAGGTCTATAACGAGAAAATTCAAAAAGAATTGCAAAAGAGTATAAAGATTACAATTAATGACGATGCCAGTGTTAGTATTTCTTTAAAGGTACCTGCTAAATACGGGCAAAACATTGTTGAATTTTCTAAAAATATTCAAAAAGCGATTAAAGACGATCTTGAAAGAATTGCAGAGGTCTATGTATCAAACATTGACGTATCCATCGAAAATCTTGTAAAACCCGAAGAGTTGGAAGAAGAATACGAAGAAATAGAAGAAGAAACCTTAGAAAATGAAGAATCCCCTGAAAGTGAAGAAAAGGAGGATGAAGAACAAAAGGACAAGAATGAATGA
- the dxs gene encoding 1-deoxy-D-xylulose-5-phosphate synthase, with protein MAPQNTPLYKALKNMSYKELEEIAQEIRKYIFNVVYNNNGHLASNLGVVELTIALYRIFDPIEDVIIWDTSHQSYVHKLLTGRWKDFKTIREKGGISGYTNIYESQADRFGAGHAGTSIAASLGYTLSDKIKNRKRNIVAVIGDGALGCGMALESLNQLNYQDAKVKIVLNDNNMAISRNVGTISQLLNNFRIKKEYTQAKEILKSSLEDSSLGKDVESVLKKVRNALKFSIYDTPASLFEELGIKYYGPVDGHDIKKMEEFLEFIKAYDEKSVILHVVTTKGKGFEETEKSPTKYHGVSRKEPNKVSYSKIVGHTLSHLKDYEFLAFTGAMADGTGLNVLQEICPDKVIDMGITEPSIVTTASALSLGGVLPVVDIYSTFMQRAFDSLIHDVALQEIPVLFLLDRAGLVGEDGPTHHGVFDIAYTRLIPNVEIWTPLNAQDLANMIYTSVIKGLKKPRFIRFPRDGETIEIQNIIDNLQIVDGEWKYLKMADSGIYALAVGTISQNVYEALKDYNVNIIGVRSVKPLNEYFLEILEQRAEYIFVYEEGSLKGGFNEEISKLRNKKIYSFGVKDEFVSHATREEQLEECDLSIKAIKENFEKIIGGVKTQSSKKREIKK; from the coding sequence ATGGCGCCACAAAATACTCCTCTGTATAAAGCACTTAAGAACATGAGTTACAAAGAATTAGAAGAAATAGCCCAAGAGATTCGAAAGTATATTTTCAACGTTGTATACAACAACAATGGTCATCTTGCTTCGAATTTGGGTGTTGTGGAACTAACAATCGCATTGTACAGGATATTTGATCCCATAGAAGACGTTATTATTTGGGATACCAGTCATCAATCTTACGTACATAAACTTTTGACGGGTCGTTGGAAAGATTTCAAAACCATACGTGAAAAAGGTGGCATAAGTGGGTACACAAATATCTACGAATCACAAGCTGATAGATTCGGTGCTGGGCATGCAGGGACTTCCATAGCAGCCTCCCTGGGTTATACACTATCTGATAAAATAAAAAATAGGAAAAGAAATATAGTTGCTGTTATTGGAGATGGAGCCTTAGGTTGTGGGATGGCTCTTGAATCGTTAAATCAGTTGAACTATCAAGATGCAAAAGTTAAAATAGTTCTAAACGATAACAACATGGCTATTTCCAGAAATGTAGGAACGATTTCCCAATTGTTGAATAATTTTAGAATAAAAAAAGAATATACCCAAGCAAAAGAAATTTTAAAGAGTTCTTTAGAAGACTCTTCCTTGGGTAAGGATGTAGAATCAGTTTTAAAGAAAGTCAGAAACGCTTTAAAATTCTCTATTTACGATACTCCAGCATCACTATTTGAAGAGTTGGGAATCAAGTATTATGGACCTGTCGATGGACATGATATCAAAAAAATGGAAGAGTTTTTGGAATTCATTAAAGCTTATGATGAGAAATCTGTAATACTGCATGTTGTCACCACTAAAGGTAAAGGTTTCGAAGAAACTGAGAAATCTCCTACCAAGTATCATGGTGTATCAAGAAAAGAACCGAACAAAGTCTCTTACAGTAAAATTGTTGGGCATACGTTATCTCATTTAAAAGATTATGAGTTTTTAGCTTTTACGGGAGCCATGGCAGACGGAACTGGGTTAAATGTACTTCAAGAAATATGTCCGGACAAAGTCATTGATATGGGTATCACCGAACCAAGTATAGTCACTACGGCGTCTGCTCTGTCTTTAGGAGGAGTTTTGCCCGTTGTAGATATTTACTCGACTTTCATGCAAAGAGCATTTGACTCACTTATTCATGATGTAGCCTTACAAGAGATCCCAGTTCTATTTTTGTTAGATAGGGCTGGTTTGGTTGGAGAAGATGGCCCAACTCATCATGGGGTTTTTGATATAGCATATACTAGGTTAATTCCAAATGTTGAAATCTGGACGCCATTGAACGCCCAAGATTTAGCTAATATGATTTATACTTCTGTGATAAAGGGTTTGAAAAAACCTAGATTTATTAGATTTCCAAGAGACGGGGAAACGATAGAAATACAAAATATAATCGATAATCTTCAAATAGTAGATGGAGAATGGAAGTATCTAAAAATGGCTGATTCTGGAATTTACGCTCTTGCCGTTGGAACTATCTCTCAAAACGTTTATGAAGCGCTCAAAGATTATAACGTTAATATAATTGGGGTACGAAGCGTCAAACCTTTAAATGAATATTTTCTGGAAATACTAGAACAAAGGGCTGAATATATTTTTGTTTATGAAGAAGGAAGTTTGAAAGGTGGTTTCAACGAAGAGATATCCAAACTGAGAAATAAGAAAATTTACTCATTTGGTGTGAAAGACGAGTTTGTTTCTCATGCCACAAGAGAAGAACAATTAGAAGAATGCGATCTTTCTATAAAAGCAATAAAAGAAAACTTTGAAAAAATTATCGGTGGCGTTAAAACACAATCATCTAAAAAAAGGGAGATTAAAAAATGA
- a CDS encoding endonuclease MutS2 produces the protein MLEKTYKDLEIEKILNLISTYSHTDYGKAYFLKNVKMYKDLTELDREVNISRVFFDMAIKGTLKDLYGLSYIPSIMEKISNKESVEGREFRKIGEFLEDGYAIHKHYSGINDLLTDKLSDYKPLLELKDQIFKVFTPEGEIKDNASIELKRIRNGIDTVKRQLNIEFNKIKSKYIKYLSLDQPVERNGRLCIALKSENRNVIKGITVGRSDSGATLFVEPDTIIELNEKLTDLFSQEKNEINRILSNLTFELQKNKFKIEKNIEIIEYIDANIAKARYAKDMNAVFTQPHTTKKILLKELKHPLIPKEKIFPIDVELDRNGMIITGPNTGGKTVSLKSIGLAFFMAHSGLPVLALKAEVPFIEEIYTDIGDQQDISQNLSTFSAHLLNLKNILENVNEKSLVLIDELGTGTDPIEGAALSKAILKYLLMKGPIIFATSHLSEIKTFSLEEEKLLAASMSFDIETLKPTYKLMVGVPGASHAIEIAERLGIDPQIVEESKINLNEEFSQSEKILSKLTSIHNEYEESLERIKKKEKETDKMKKEYEEKLQKLKKKEIESLEPELYQLKEQIKNMRNQIQTILKEIKQKKDQIDLQEISKKLKESENMASQLEEMRKTLSQNQKGRKIEKSKIKVGMKVKTSNNIEGTVKRVTNSKITVQIDGSPIEITYNPTEIEPVINTDKEKNEEKRIYVKIDQKKSVKSELDIRGYSVNEAIPEIEKFISDLISSGIKEGRIIHGKGTGKLAMGIWDYLRKSSLIKDFKIARSEEGGTGATVIEV, from the coding sequence ATTTTAGAAAAAACCTACAAGGATTTGGAAATCGAAAAAATATTAAATTTAATTTCAACCTATAGTCATACTGATTATGGGAAAGCGTATTTTTTAAAAAATGTAAAAATGTACAAAGATCTAACAGAATTAGACCGAGAAGTGAACATTTCTCGAGTTTTTTTTGATATGGCGATTAAAGGTACATTAAAGGATTTGTATGGTTTAAGTTATATCCCTTCGATAATGGAAAAGATAAGCAACAAGGAAAGTGTTGAAGGGAGAGAATTCAGAAAGATTGGAGAGTTTTTGGAGGACGGTTATGCCATCCACAAACATTACAGCGGTATAAACGATCTACTCACTGATAAGTTATCAGATTACAAACCTCTACTTGAGTTAAAAGATCAGATCTTTAAAGTTTTTACTCCTGAAGGAGAAATTAAAGATAACGCCTCAATCGAATTAAAAAGAATAAGAAACGGCATAGACACGGTAAAACGTCAATTAAATATAGAATTCAACAAGATAAAAAGTAAGTATATTAAATACCTTTCTTTAGACCAGCCTGTGGAAAGAAACGGAAGGTTATGCATAGCGTTAAAGAGTGAAAATAGAAATGTCATAAAGGGTATTACCGTAGGAAGATCCGATTCCGGTGCTACTTTGTTCGTAGAACCAGATACCATTATAGAACTAAATGAAAAGCTTACAGATTTATTCTCACAAGAGAAGAACGAAATCAATAGGATACTTTCAAATTTGACTTTTGAACTTCAAAAAAACAAATTTAAAATAGAAAAAAATATAGAAATAATAGAATATATAGATGCCAATATAGCGAAAGCCAGATACGCCAAAGATATGAATGCAGTATTCACTCAACCCCATACTACTAAAAAGATTCTTCTCAAAGAACTAAAACACCCTTTAATACCAAAAGAAAAAATATTCCCCATAGATGTAGAACTGGATAGAAACGGGATGATAATAACGGGTCCCAACACAGGTGGTAAAACGGTTTCTTTGAAATCAATTGGATTAGCCTTTTTTATGGCTCATTCTGGTTTACCAGTCTTAGCTTTAAAGGCTGAAGTACCTTTTATAGAAGAAATATACACGGATATAGGTGACCAACAAGATATATCTCAAAATCTAAGTACTTTTTCTGCCCATTTGTTGAACTTAAAAAATATACTTGAAAACGTTAATGAAAAATCTCTTGTATTGATAGATGAATTAGGAACAGGAACCGATCCTATTGAAGGAGCTGCCTTAAGCAAAGCTATTTTGAAATATCTGCTAATGAAAGGGCCAATAATATTTGCTACTTCACATCTGTCTGAGATTAAAACATTTTCTTTGGAAGAAGAAAAACTACTCGCCGCTTCTATGTCTTTTGATATTGAAACACTTAAACCTACATACAAACTAATGGTAGGCGTACCTGGAGCATCCCATGCCATTGAAATAGCAGAAAGATTGGGGATTGACCCTCAGATAGTAGAAGAAAGTAAAATAAATCTCAATGAAGAATTTTCACAAAGTGAAAAAATACTCAGTAAATTAACTTCTATTCACAATGAATACGAAGAAAGTTTAGAAAGGATCAAGAAGAAAGAAAAAGAGACCGATAAAATGAAAAAAGAGTACGAAGAAAAACTACAAAAACTAAAGAAAAAAGAAATAGAAAGTCTCGAACCCGAGTTGTATCAACTTAAAGAACAGATAAAAAATATGAGAAACCAGATTCAAACCATATTAAAAGAAATTAAGCAAAAAAAAGATCAAATCGATTTACAAGAAATCAGCAAAAAACTAAAAGAATCTGAAAATATGGCTTCACAACTTGAAGAGATGAGAAAAACGTTATCTCAAAATCAAAAAGGGCGAAAAATTGAAAAGTCTAAGATAAAAGTTGGGATGAAAGTAAAAACGTCCAATAATATTGAAGGAACGGTAAAAAGAGTAACAAACTCGAAGATAACCGTTCAGATTGATGGTTCTCCGATAGAGATAACTTATAATCCAACGGAAATTGAGCCTGTAATTAACACAGATAAAGAAAAAAACGAAGAAAAAAGAATTTACGTTAAAATAGATCAAAAGAAAAGTGTAAAATCCGAATTAGATATTAGGGGTTATTCAGTAAATGAAGCTATACCCGAAATAGAAAAATTTATTTCGGATTTAATAAGTTCTGGGATAAAAGAAGGAAGAATAATACACGGAAAAGGAACAGGGAAACTAGCTATGGGAATTTGGGATTATTTAAGAAAATCATCTCTAATTAAAGATTTCAAAATCGCTCGAAGTGAAGAAGGGGGAACAGGGGCGACAGTAATAGAAGTTTAA